The Diprion similis isolate iyDipSimi1 chromosome 11, iyDipSimi1.1, whole genome shotgun sequence genome includes a region encoding these proteins:
- the LOC124412126 gene encoding tyrosine-protein phosphatase 10D-like isoform X3 — protein sequence MKRPIVISRWSGIFLILLAEVTYSTDLAIEIPGNLSQGDSWYRLDYSPAIGYPPPNTRISSAEIGDEIKFTNVLPGTKYEFWLYYSNSTLNDWLTWTASITTAPDPPSNLTVTVRNGKSATVSWAQPAQGNYSGFRLRVQSFSDTSSPKTSLVPADVATYTFQDLIPGATYSLQLLTVLDANESVAYTSRNFTSKPNTPGKFIVWFRNETTLLVLWQPPYPAGIYTHYKVSIDPPDAIESVLYVEKEGEPPGPAQAAFKGLIPGRAYNISVQTVSEDETSAPTTAQYRTVPLRPLNVTFDRRYLTPTSFRVFWDPPNGTSEFDKYQVSLATKRQTPVTRNRDDERWLDFKDLEPGKSYQVIVKTVSGKVTSWPATGDITMEPLPVRDLRAVRDEETGMVEVSWTPNNASTQDSYKLSYDEVERLTGDTTSLTVDKTKVKVTLDALLPGRNYSISVQAMSNKAESVESVIYQVTRPASPIIEDLKSIEKGLNISWKSDVNSRQEKFEVTHNRNDTGESTTTSTIESHIDLKDLFPGAGYEIRVVAISHGLRSEPHVHFQAVLPHPPKNLSIEKVRRNGVVVRWEAPTDSMFTEFAIRYQTEDDTTWHDVASLSNTEAEIDDMTPGERYIIRVNTVSFGVESLDSLQVNQTIQPNPVLNITLTSDSTNVTLEWPRPEGRIETYVIRWWLVSDSDYVRTKNVTESMVSAAAAAGPKEGVQLRKELIGELIPGMEYSFSVYTVSYNLVSDVTNLTTRTMPLIQSELLVVIDKNYPDSLTLRYTPTPVQSSRFDLYRFSISDSNNTVKEKMVNDTDNKVTFNGLIPGKLYNVTAWTVSDNVESQPLLRQDRLFPERVTRIHAVNINDTRITLEWDVPRGEYDAFEVQYIITDESMNESLIQNVTNRNSITITNLRPHRNYTFTLVVISGTESTFLKTSSPVSASFTTSESYPGKVEVFQPSNVSPSDITFEWSLPSQEQNGVIRKFSITYGLEGSTHTQVKDFRPSEFQGVIKSLIPGKTYIFRIQAETRIGFGPEVVWKQKMPILAPPKPPTQVVPSEVCRSSTTIQIRFRKNYFSEQNGAVISYTIIVAEDDSKNASGLEMPSWKDVQGYSIWPPYQVMEPYYPFKNGSVEDFTIGGENCDGKTGYCNGPLKSGSTYKVKVRAFTAPDKFTDTSYSFPIQTDKDNTAIIVGVTVPIVLLLTFLGLGLIIRRRRSQGRKTTETRVTDDLSLPGSVIEISRPIRVENFADHYRMMSADSDFRFSEEFEELKHVGRDQPCTAADLPCNRPKNRFTNILPYDHSRFKLQPVDDEEGSDYINANYVPGHNSPREFIVTQGPLHSTRGDFWRMVWESNSQAIVMLTRCIEKGREKCDRYFPEDTLPAYYDEICVTMLNEWQYPDWRIRNFMLCKGKVEREIQHFHFMTWPDFGVPSPPQTLARFVRAFRERVGPDQRPIVVHCSAGVGRSGTFITLDRILQQILVSDYVDIFGIVCAMRKERVWMVQTEQQYICIHQCLLAVLEGQDNIGPIREIHDNQGFEGKNRSSVENSKNPAEAEKER from the exons ATGAAACGACCGATTGTTATCTCGCGGTGGTcaggaatttttctcattctattAGCGGAG GTGACGTACTCGACCGATTTGGCCATCGAGATACCGGGAAATTTGAGTCAAGGGGACTCGTGGTACAGGCTCGATTACAGTCCGGCGATCGGTTATCCGCCGCCGAACACGAGGATATCGTCGGCTGAAATTGGCGACGAGATCAAATTCACGAACGTTCTTCCCGGTACAAAGTACGAGTTCTGGCTCTACTACAGCAACTCGACTCTCAACGACTGGCTCACCTGGACCGCCTCGATAACTACAG CACCCGATCCACCCTCGAACCTCACGGTAACCGTTCGCAATGGGAAGTCAGCTACTGTTTCTTGGGCTCAACCGGCGCAAGGAAATTACTCTGGATTTCGACTGCGGGTTCAGAGTTTCAGCGACACGAGTAGCCCCAAGACAAGCCTTGTTCCGGCAGATGTGGCAACTTATACATTTCAGGATCTCATACCAGGAGCGACCTATTCTTTGCAGTTACTCACCGTGCTCGATGCGAACGAGAGCGTGGCCTACACGAGCAGGAACTTCACCAGTA AGCCAAACACACCGGGAAAGTTCATCGTTTGGTTCCGGAACGAGACGACACTTCTGGTGCTGTGGCAGCCGCCGTATCCAGCTGGCATATACACGCACTACAAGGTGAGCATCGATCCACCGGATGCGATCGAGTCCGTTTTGTACGTTGAGAAGGAGGGCGAACCCCCCGGACCAGCGCAGGCTGCGTTCAAAGGCCTCATTCCAG GAAGAGCCTACAATATATCGGTACAAACCGTGTCGGAGGACGAGACTTCGGCGCCAACAACTGCCCAATATCGAACAGTTCCACTGCGTCCGTTGAACGTCACTTTCGACAGAAGGTACCTGACTCCGACGTCTTTCCGGGTCTTCTGGGATCCTCCGAATGGGACGTCCGAGTTCGACAAGTACCAAGTGTCTCTCGCGACGAAGAGGCAGACTCCGGTCACCAGGAACCGGGACGACGAGAGATGGCTCGATTTCAAGGATTTGGAGCCCGGAAAGAGTTATCAGGTGATTGTGAAGACGGTGTCTGGTAAAGTGACCAGCTGGCCAGCGACCGGGGATATAACGATGG AGCCGTTACCTGTCAGAGATCTCCGAGCTGTGAGGGACGAGGAGACTGGAATGGTCGAGGTCTCCTGGACTCCGAATAACGCCAGCACTCAGGACAGCTACAAACTCTCATACGACGAGGTGGAAAGACTTACCGGCGATACGACCTCCCTGACAGTCGATAAAACGAAGGTAAAG GTCACGTTGGACGCGCTTCTTCCTGGTCGGAATTACTCGATAAGTGTCCAGGCTATGAGCAACAAGGCCGAATCAGTTGAGTCGGTGATATACCAAGTGACCCGACCGGCCAGTCCGATCATCGAGGACCTTAAATCAATCGAAAAGGGACTGAACATATCTTGGAAGAGCGACGTGAACTCGCGTCAGGAGAAGTTTGAGGTCACTCACAACAGAAATGACACTGGGGAGAGCACAACGACCTCGACTATCGAGTCCCACATCGATCTAAAGGACTTGTTTCCGGGCGCAGGGTACGAAATTCGGGTCGTCGCGATCAGTCATGGCCTTAGAAGTGAGCCCCACGTCCACTTTCAGGCTGTCC TCCCTCATCCGCCGAAGAATTTGAGCATTGAAAAAGTGAGGAGGAACGGGGTTGTCGTACGATGGGAGGCACCGACAGATTCCATGTTCACGGAATTTGCCATTCGTTATCAAACCGAGGATGATACCACCTGGCATGATGTGGCGAGCTTGAGCAATACCGAGGCTGAAATAGACGACATGACACCCGGTGAACGGTACATTATCAGGGTAAACACGGTCAGCTTCGGAGTCGAGAGCTTGGATTCGCTGCAAGTAAATCAGACAATTC AACCAAATCCAGTATTAAACATCACGCTGACGTCGGACTCTACCAATGTTACCTTGGAATGGCCGAGACCAGAGGGCAGGATAGAGACGTATGTGATAAGATGGTGGCTAGTGAGTGATAGCGATTATGTTCGTACGAAGAACGTCACAGAGAGTATGGTTTccgctgctgccgctgctggtCCGAAGGAAGGTGTGCAATTGAGGAAGGAACTGATTGGCGAGCTGATACCAGGGATGGAGTACTCGTTCTCGGTTTACACTGTGTCCTACAACCTGGTCAGTGACGTGACCAATCTCACTACGAGAACAA TGCCGTTGATCCAGTCCGAACTCCTGGTTGtcatcgataaaaattacCCCGACTCATTGACCCTTCGTTACACACCGACGCCAGTACAGTCATCTCGTTTCGATCTTTATCGGTTCAGTATCAGCGACTCCAACAATaccgtgaaagaaaaaatggttaaCGACACCGATAACAAGGTGACGTTCAACGGTTTGATACCGGGAAAATTGTACAACGTAACTGCCTGGACGGTTAGCGACAACGTCGAGAGTCAACCGTTGCTCAGGCAGGACAGATTAT TCCCAGAACGAGTGACGAGGATACACGCGGTGAACATAAACGATACGAGGATAACGTTGGAGTGGGATGTGCCTCGAGGCGAATACGATGCGTTTGAAGTGCAGTACATAATCACGGACGAAAGCATGAACGAGAGCCTGATACAAAACGTGACAAATCGCAACTCGATTACCATAACCAATCTGAGGCCTCATCGGAATTACACATTCACGCTGGTCGTGATATCCGGAACTGAGTCGACCTTCCTGAAAACATCAAGTCCAGTAAGCGCCAGCTTCACCACGAGTGAATCTTATCCGGGAAAAGTCGAAGTGTTCCAACCTTCGAACGTATCGCCAAGCGACATCACCTTCGAGTGGTCACTGCCGAGCCAGGAGCAGAATGGAGTCATTCGGAAGTTCAGCATCACGTACGGACTGGAG GGCTCGACTCACACGCAAGTCAAGGACTTTAGACCGAGCGAGTTCCAGGGCGTGATTAAATCTCTGATACCAGGAAAGACGTACATATTTCGAATCCAGGCGGAAACGAGGATCGGCTTTGGGCCTGAGGTCGtttggaaacaaaaaatgcCAATTCTGGCGCCTCCGAAGCCTCCGACTCAGGTCGTACCCTCGGAGGTATGCAGGAGCAGCACCACCATCCAGATACGTTTCAGGAAGAACTACTTCAGTGAACAGAACGGCGCGGTCATTTCCTATACCATCATCGTTGCCGAGGACGACAGCAAAAATGCTTCCGGCCTGGAAATGCCCAGCTGGAAAGACGTCCAGGGGTACAGCATCTGGCCTCCGTATCAG GTAATGGAACCTTATTACCCGTTCAAAAATGGATCCGTCGAGGACTTTACGATCGGTGGAGAAAATTGCGACGGTAAAACCGGCTACTGTAACGGCCCGTTGAAATCTGGCTCGACTTACAAAGTAAAGGTCCGGGCATTCACGGCTCCTGACAAGTTCACGGACACCAGCTACAGTTTTCCTATTCAGACAG acaAGGACAACACAGCCATCATTGTCGGTGTCACGGTCCCAATCGTTTTACTACTGACATTCTTAGGGCTCGGTTTGATAATAAGACGGCGGAGAAGTCAAGGTAGAAAAACTACGGAAACACGAGTGACCGACGACCTATCGTTGCCTGGAAGTGTAATTGAGATAAG CCGTCCAATTAGGGTAGAAAATTTCGCGGATCACTACCGGATGATGTCCGCGGATTCCGATTTCCGTTTCTCGGAGGAGTTTGAGGAGCTTAAACACGTTGGCAGGGATCAGCCCTGCACGGCAGCCGATCTACCCTGCAATCGGCCGAAGAATCGCTTCACCAACATCCTGCCGTACGATCATAGCAGGTTCAAATTGCAGCCAGTCGACGACGAGGAAGGTTCGGACTACATAAACGCGAACTACGTGCCG GGTCACAACTCACCGAGGGAGTTCATCGTCACTCAAGGACCGCTGCATTCGACGCGTGGCGACTTCTGGAGAATGGTTTGGGAGAGTAATAGTCAGGCAATAGTTATGCTGACGCGTTGCATAGAGAAGGGAAGAGAGAAATGCGATCGTTACTTTCCCGAGGACACGCTTCCGGCATACTACGACGAGATTTGCGTCACGATGTTAAACGAGTGGCAGTATCCCGACTGGCGAATAAGGAACTTCATGTTGTGCAAG GGTAAAGTTGAGCGGGAAATTCAGCACTTCCACTTCATGACCTGGCCCGACTTCGGGGTCCCAAGTCCACCTCAAACCTTGGCGAGATTCGTGAGAGCGTTCAGAGAACGCGTTGGGCCCGATCAGAGACCCATCGTGGTTCACTGCAGCGCCGGGGTCGGCAGGAGCGGGACCTTCATCACTTTGGACAGGATACTGCAACAGATTTTGGTCTCGGATTACGTCGATATATTCGGCATTGTCTGCGCCATGAGGAAGGAGAGAGTTTGGATGGTGCAAACCGAGCAGCAGTACATTTGCATACATCAGTGTTTACTCGCTGTTTTGGAAGGGCAGGACAACATTGGACCGATCAGGGAAATTCATGACAATCAAGGATTCGAAG gGAAGAACCGAAGCtctgttgaaaattcaaagaaccCAGCCGAGGCTGAGAAGGAAAGGTGA
- the LOC124412126 gene encoding tyrosine-protein phosphatase 10D-like isoform X1, with translation MKRPIVISRWSGIFLILLAEVTYSTDLAIEIPGNLSQGDSWYRLDYSPAIGYPPPNTRISSAEIGDEIKFTNVLPGTKYEFWLYYSNSTLNDWLTWTASITTAPDPPSNLTVTVRNGKSATVSWAQPAQGNYSGFRLRVQSFSDTSSPKTSLVPADVATYTFQDLIPGATYSLQLLTVLDANESVAYTSRNFTSKPNTPGKFIVWFRNETTLLVLWQPPYPAGIYTHYKVSIDPPDAIESVLYVEKEGEPPGPAQAAFKGLIPGRAYNISVQTVSEDETSAPTTAQYRTVPLRPLNVTFDRRYLTPTSFRVFWDPPNGTSEFDKYQVSLATKRQTPVTRNRDDERWLDFKDLEPGKSYQVIVKTVSGKVTSWPATGDITMEPLPVRDLRAVRDEETGMVEVSWTPNNASTQDSYKLSYDEVERLTGDTTSLTVDKTKVKVTLDALLPGRNYSISVQAMSNKAESVESVIYQVTRPASPIIEDLKSIEKGLNISWKSDVNSRQEKFEVTHNRNDTGESTTTSTIESHIDLKDLFPGAGYEIRVVAISHGLRSEPHVHFQAVLPHPPKNLSIEKVRRNGVVVRWEAPTDSMFTEFAIRYQTEDDTTWHDVASLSNTEAEIDDMTPGERYIIRVNTVSFGVESLDSLQVNQTIQPNPVLNITLTSDSTNVTLEWPRPEGRIETYVIRWWLVSDSDYVRTKNVTESMVSAAAAAGPKEGVQLRKELIGELIPGMEYSFSVYTVSYNLVSDVTNLTTRTMPLIQSELLVVIDKNYPDSLTLRYTPTPVQSSRFDLYRFSISDSNNTVKEKMVNDTDNKVTFNGLIPGKLYNVTAWTVSDNVESQPLLRQDRLFPERVTRIHAVNINDTRITLEWDVPRGEYDAFEVQYIITDESMNESLIQNVTNRNSITITNLRPHRNYTFTLVVISGTESTFLKTSSPVSASFTTSESYPGKVEVFQPSNVSPSDITFEWSLPSQEQNGVIRKFSITYGLEGSTHTQVKDFRPSEFQGVIKSLIPGKTYIFRIQAETRIGFGPEVVWKQKMPILAPPKPPTQVVPSEVCRSSTTIQIRFRKNYFSEQNGAVISYTIIVAEDDSKNASGLEMPSWKDVQGYSIWPPYQVMEPYYPFKNGSVEDFTIGGENCDGKTGYCNGPLKSGSTYKVKVRAFTAPDKFTDTSYSFPIQTGLLVADKDNTAIIVGVTVPIVLLLTFLGLGLIIRRRRSQGRKTTETRVTDDLSLPGSVIEISRPIRVENFADHYRMMSADSDFRFSEEFEELKHVGRDQPCTAADLPCNRPKNRFTNILPYDHSRFKLQPVDDEEGSDYINANYVPGHNSPREFIVTQGPLHSTRGDFWRMVWESNSQAIVMLTRCIEKGREKCDRYFPEDTLPAYYDEICVTMLNEWQYPDWRIRNFMLCKGKVEREIQHFHFMTWPDFGVPSPPQTLARFVRAFRERVGPDQRPIVVHCSAGVGRSGTFITLDRILQQILVSDYVDIFGIVCAMRKERVWMVQTEQQYICIHQCLLAVLEGQDNIGPIREIHDNQGFEGKNRSSVENSKNPAEAEKER, from the exons ATGAAACGACCGATTGTTATCTCGCGGTGGTcaggaatttttctcattctattAGCGGAG GTGACGTACTCGACCGATTTGGCCATCGAGATACCGGGAAATTTGAGTCAAGGGGACTCGTGGTACAGGCTCGATTACAGTCCGGCGATCGGTTATCCGCCGCCGAACACGAGGATATCGTCGGCTGAAATTGGCGACGAGATCAAATTCACGAACGTTCTTCCCGGTACAAAGTACGAGTTCTGGCTCTACTACAGCAACTCGACTCTCAACGACTGGCTCACCTGGACCGCCTCGATAACTACAG CACCCGATCCACCCTCGAACCTCACGGTAACCGTTCGCAATGGGAAGTCAGCTACTGTTTCTTGGGCTCAACCGGCGCAAGGAAATTACTCTGGATTTCGACTGCGGGTTCAGAGTTTCAGCGACACGAGTAGCCCCAAGACAAGCCTTGTTCCGGCAGATGTGGCAACTTATACATTTCAGGATCTCATACCAGGAGCGACCTATTCTTTGCAGTTACTCACCGTGCTCGATGCGAACGAGAGCGTGGCCTACACGAGCAGGAACTTCACCAGTA AGCCAAACACACCGGGAAAGTTCATCGTTTGGTTCCGGAACGAGACGACACTTCTGGTGCTGTGGCAGCCGCCGTATCCAGCTGGCATATACACGCACTACAAGGTGAGCATCGATCCACCGGATGCGATCGAGTCCGTTTTGTACGTTGAGAAGGAGGGCGAACCCCCCGGACCAGCGCAGGCTGCGTTCAAAGGCCTCATTCCAG GAAGAGCCTACAATATATCGGTACAAACCGTGTCGGAGGACGAGACTTCGGCGCCAACAACTGCCCAATATCGAACAGTTCCACTGCGTCCGTTGAACGTCACTTTCGACAGAAGGTACCTGACTCCGACGTCTTTCCGGGTCTTCTGGGATCCTCCGAATGGGACGTCCGAGTTCGACAAGTACCAAGTGTCTCTCGCGACGAAGAGGCAGACTCCGGTCACCAGGAACCGGGACGACGAGAGATGGCTCGATTTCAAGGATTTGGAGCCCGGAAAGAGTTATCAGGTGATTGTGAAGACGGTGTCTGGTAAAGTGACCAGCTGGCCAGCGACCGGGGATATAACGATGG AGCCGTTACCTGTCAGAGATCTCCGAGCTGTGAGGGACGAGGAGACTGGAATGGTCGAGGTCTCCTGGACTCCGAATAACGCCAGCACTCAGGACAGCTACAAACTCTCATACGACGAGGTGGAAAGACTTACCGGCGATACGACCTCCCTGACAGTCGATAAAACGAAGGTAAAG GTCACGTTGGACGCGCTTCTTCCTGGTCGGAATTACTCGATAAGTGTCCAGGCTATGAGCAACAAGGCCGAATCAGTTGAGTCGGTGATATACCAAGTGACCCGACCGGCCAGTCCGATCATCGAGGACCTTAAATCAATCGAAAAGGGACTGAACATATCTTGGAAGAGCGACGTGAACTCGCGTCAGGAGAAGTTTGAGGTCACTCACAACAGAAATGACACTGGGGAGAGCACAACGACCTCGACTATCGAGTCCCACATCGATCTAAAGGACTTGTTTCCGGGCGCAGGGTACGAAATTCGGGTCGTCGCGATCAGTCATGGCCTTAGAAGTGAGCCCCACGTCCACTTTCAGGCTGTCC TCCCTCATCCGCCGAAGAATTTGAGCATTGAAAAAGTGAGGAGGAACGGGGTTGTCGTACGATGGGAGGCACCGACAGATTCCATGTTCACGGAATTTGCCATTCGTTATCAAACCGAGGATGATACCACCTGGCATGATGTGGCGAGCTTGAGCAATACCGAGGCTGAAATAGACGACATGACACCCGGTGAACGGTACATTATCAGGGTAAACACGGTCAGCTTCGGAGTCGAGAGCTTGGATTCGCTGCAAGTAAATCAGACAATTC AACCAAATCCAGTATTAAACATCACGCTGACGTCGGACTCTACCAATGTTACCTTGGAATGGCCGAGACCAGAGGGCAGGATAGAGACGTATGTGATAAGATGGTGGCTAGTGAGTGATAGCGATTATGTTCGTACGAAGAACGTCACAGAGAGTATGGTTTccgctgctgccgctgctggtCCGAAGGAAGGTGTGCAATTGAGGAAGGAACTGATTGGCGAGCTGATACCAGGGATGGAGTACTCGTTCTCGGTTTACACTGTGTCCTACAACCTGGTCAGTGACGTGACCAATCTCACTACGAGAACAA TGCCGTTGATCCAGTCCGAACTCCTGGTTGtcatcgataaaaattacCCCGACTCATTGACCCTTCGTTACACACCGACGCCAGTACAGTCATCTCGTTTCGATCTTTATCGGTTCAGTATCAGCGACTCCAACAATaccgtgaaagaaaaaatggttaaCGACACCGATAACAAGGTGACGTTCAACGGTTTGATACCGGGAAAATTGTACAACGTAACTGCCTGGACGGTTAGCGACAACGTCGAGAGTCAACCGTTGCTCAGGCAGGACAGATTAT TCCCAGAACGAGTGACGAGGATACACGCGGTGAACATAAACGATACGAGGATAACGTTGGAGTGGGATGTGCCTCGAGGCGAATACGATGCGTTTGAAGTGCAGTACATAATCACGGACGAAAGCATGAACGAGAGCCTGATACAAAACGTGACAAATCGCAACTCGATTACCATAACCAATCTGAGGCCTCATCGGAATTACACATTCACGCTGGTCGTGATATCCGGAACTGAGTCGACCTTCCTGAAAACATCAAGTCCAGTAAGCGCCAGCTTCACCACGAGTGAATCTTATCCGGGAAAAGTCGAAGTGTTCCAACCTTCGAACGTATCGCCAAGCGACATCACCTTCGAGTGGTCACTGCCGAGCCAGGAGCAGAATGGAGTCATTCGGAAGTTCAGCATCACGTACGGACTGGAG GGCTCGACTCACACGCAAGTCAAGGACTTTAGACCGAGCGAGTTCCAGGGCGTGATTAAATCTCTGATACCAGGAAAGACGTACATATTTCGAATCCAGGCGGAAACGAGGATCGGCTTTGGGCCTGAGGTCGtttggaaacaaaaaatgcCAATTCTGGCGCCTCCGAAGCCTCCGACTCAGGTCGTACCCTCGGAGGTATGCAGGAGCAGCACCACCATCCAGATACGTTTCAGGAAGAACTACTTCAGTGAACAGAACGGCGCGGTCATTTCCTATACCATCATCGTTGCCGAGGACGACAGCAAAAATGCTTCCGGCCTGGAAATGCCCAGCTGGAAAGACGTCCAGGGGTACAGCATCTGGCCTCCGTATCAG GTAATGGAACCTTATTACCCGTTCAAAAATGGATCCGTCGAGGACTTTACGATCGGTGGAGAAAATTGCGACGGTAAAACCGGCTACTGTAACGGCCCGTTGAAATCTGGCTCGACTTACAAAGTAAAGGTCCGGGCATTCACGGCTCCTGACAAGTTCACGGACACCAGCTACAGTTTTCCTATTCAGACAG GATTACTAGTCGCAG acaAGGACAACACAGCCATCATTGTCGGTGTCACGGTCCCAATCGTTTTACTACTGACATTCTTAGGGCTCGGTTTGATAATAAGACGGCGGAGAAGTCAAGGTAGAAAAACTACGGAAACACGAGTGACCGACGACCTATCGTTGCCTGGAAGTGTAATTGAGATAAG CCGTCCAATTAGGGTAGAAAATTTCGCGGATCACTACCGGATGATGTCCGCGGATTCCGATTTCCGTTTCTCGGAGGAGTTTGAGGAGCTTAAACACGTTGGCAGGGATCAGCCCTGCACGGCAGCCGATCTACCCTGCAATCGGCCGAAGAATCGCTTCACCAACATCCTGCCGTACGATCATAGCAGGTTCAAATTGCAGCCAGTCGACGACGAGGAAGGTTCGGACTACATAAACGCGAACTACGTGCCG GGTCACAACTCACCGAGGGAGTTCATCGTCACTCAAGGACCGCTGCATTCGACGCGTGGCGACTTCTGGAGAATGGTTTGGGAGAGTAATAGTCAGGCAATAGTTATGCTGACGCGTTGCATAGAGAAGGGAAGAGAGAAATGCGATCGTTACTTTCCCGAGGACACGCTTCCGGCATACTACGACGAGATTTGCGTCACGATGTTAAACGAGTGGCAGTATCCCGACTGGCGAATAAGGAACTTCATGTTGTGCAAG GGTAAAGTTGAGCGGGAAATTCAGCACTTCCACTTCATGACCTGGCCCGACTTCGGGGTCCCAAGTCCACCTCAAACCTTGGCGAGATTCGTGAGAGCGTTCAGAGAACGCGTTGGGCCCGATCAGAGACCCATCGTGGTTCACTGCAGCGCCGGGGTCGGCAGGAGCGGGACCTTCATCACTTTGGACAGGATACTGCAACAGATTTTGGTCTCGGATTACGTCGATATATTCGGCATTGTCTGCGCCATGAGGAAGGAGAGAGTTTGGATGGTGCAAACCGAGCAGCAGTACATTTGCATACATCAGTGTTTACTCGCTGTTTTGGAAGGGCAGGACAACATTGGACCGATCAGGGAAATTCATGACAATCAAGGATTCGAAG gGAAGAACCGAAGCtctgttgaaaattcaaagaaccCAGCCGAGGCTGAGAAGGAAAGGTGA